In Phenylobacterium hankyongense, the sequence GTGACGCCGCTTGCCCAGCGCCTTGCCGAGGAAGACTTCCGACTGCGTGGCGCCATAGATGTCGGCGGTGTCGAACAGGGTGATCCCCGCCTCGATGGCGGCGTCCACCACGGCCTGCGTCTGCTGCTGGTCGATCCGCATGCCGAAGTTGTTGCAGCCCAGGCCCACTTCACTGACCTTCAGGCCCGACTCGCCCAGCCGTCGCATCTGCATGGTGGTGTCTCCGGAAATCCGCATCTGAAAATGACGCGCCGACGCGGGGAGCTGCGGGCGCGGCCGCGACCCTAGCCAATTCACGCGCGCCCGCCAGAGGTCGCGAACGCGGTTGTTCAGAATGCTTGACGCCCGTTCACCGCGTTTGTTGGCGATATCGCAAGGCGCCGCTCGCTAACCTTACGATCCGAAAAGGTTTTTCCCACGAGGCAGGCGGCATGCGCGTTGTAACCATCGTCAGTCTGGGCGCCTCGGCGGTCCTCGGCCTGGCTGCGCTGGTCGTGGCCAAGACCGTGCTGCCGAACGCCGCCTCGGCGAAGGTCCCGGCCGCCGCCTCGCGCGCCGTCACCGGCGTGCCGGTGGTCGTCGCCTCCAAGCCGATGAAGTTCGGCGACCGGCTGGACGCCGAGCACCTGACCCTCGCCCACCTGCCGCCGGAAGCCGTGCCGGAAGGCGCGTTCACCACGGTGGCCGCGGTGCTGGCGCAGGACCACGGCGGCGCCCCGGTGGCGCTGACCCCGATCGCCGTGCGTGAGCCGCTGCTGCCGTCCAAGCTCTCCGGCCCCGGCGCCCGGCCCTCGGTCGCCGCCGAGATCGCCGAGGGCATGCGCGCCTACACCATTAAGGTTTCCGACGTCTCCGGGGTCGGCGGCCACGCCTTGCCGGGCGACCGCGTCGACGTGGTGCTGCTGCGCGACCTGACGCCCGAAGCCTCGCAGCGCAACTTCGTCTCCGACGTGGTGCTGCAGGACGTCCGCGTGCTGGCGGTCGACCTGAACGCCGACCTGACCTCCAACAAGCCCGCCACGCCGTCCACCGCGACCCTCGAGGTCTCGGTGCAGGACAGCCAGAAGCTGGCGGTGGCCAGCGACCTCGGCAAGCTGTCGCTGGCGCTGCGCAAGACCGGGTCGTCGGAGGTGGCGAGCGTCGCCCCCATGCGGCCGGCGGCCTTCGTCGCCGGCGGCCGGCCCGCCCCCACGCTCTCGCGTGCGCCGGCGCCGCGCCGTCGGGCGACGCCGTCCGAGGACGGCGGCCTGATCGCCATCGTCGAGCTCGAGGGCGGCGGCTCCAAGCCCCGTACGCCGCGCGCCGCCAAACCCGCGGCCGCGCCGGCGGCGCCGGTCCCGGCCGGCGGCCTGCAGACGACCGCGTCCGACTTGAAGCCGAACCTCAGCTGATCCTCATGAAGAGCGCAAAACCCATGTCGCGTATCCTGGCCGGCGCGTTCGCCGGCGCGCTCAGCCTGGCGATCGTCGGCCCCGCGCCCGCCGCGGTGTTCGCCAGCGAGTCGACCACCAGCCGGGTGATCTACGTGCCGCGCGACAAGTCTTTGTCGTTCCGCCTGGACACTCCGGCCACCAAGATCGTGGTCGCCCAGCCCGACACCGCCCAGGTGGTCGCCACCACCAACCGCAGCTTCTATGTCCGCGGCAAGGAGATCGGCTCCACCAACCTGCTGGTCTACGGCCCCGGCGGCCGCCTGCAGGAGGTGATCGACATCCGGGTCGGCTACGACGCCCGCTCGCTGGAGCAGGACCTCAACACCGCCATTCCCGGCGAGGACATCCGCGTACGGACCGTGGGCGAAGGCCTGCTGCTGGTCGGCGAGGTGTCGAACACCGGCGTGATCAACCGCGCCAAGGCGCTGGCCGACAAGTTCGCCCCCGACGCCGTCACTTCGGCGCTGACCGCGCGCGTGTCGCAGCAGGTGGTGCTCGAGGTCCGCGTGCTGGAGGCCACCCGCTCGGCCCTGCAGGACATCGGCTTCTCCGGCACGATCCAGAACAACTCCTTCAACTTCAGCTTCGGCAACGGCCTGATCGGCTCGTCGGTCCCGAACGGCCAGCTGACCCTGCACGGCGGCGCCGGCCACACCAGCATCGACATGGCGTTGCAGGCCCTGGAGCAGAAGGGCATCGTCCGCACCCTGGCGCGCCCGAACCTGGTGGCGCTGTCCGGCGAGAAAGCCAGCTTCCTGGCCGGCGGCGAGTTCCCCTATCCGGTGCCGCAGGGCCTCAACCAGATCACCCTGGAGTTCCGCCAGTACGGGGTGAAGCTGAACTTCACGCCGGTGGTCGAGGACAACGGGCTGATCCGCCTGGCCGTGGCGCCGGAAGTCAGCCAGCTCGACCAGACCAACTCGCTGAAGATCAACGGCGTCACCGTTCCGGGCCTGATCACCCGGCGCGCCGACACCACCGTCGAGCTGAAGGACGGCGAGTCGCTGGCGATCGGCGGCTTGTTCCAGCGCAACTACGAGAACTCCCTGGCCCAGATCCCGGGCCTCGGCGAGATCCCGGTGCTGAGCGCCCTGTTCCGCTCCACCCACTGGAAGCGCAACGAGACCGAGCTGGTGATCGTCGTCACCCCGAGGCTCGCCAACGCCGGCGACCTGGCGTCCGCCAAGGCCGCCTCCCTGGGCCCCGAGCCCAGCGCCATCGACCTGTTGCTCAACGGCAAGGCGCTCGACAAGCCCCTCACCCGCGACAACAGCCGCGGCTCGCGGTGATCGCGTGGCCCGCAAGAGCGACAGTCCAAAGGTTGCGTCCATGACCTCCTCCTCCCTGCTGACCGGCCGGCGCGTGCTGGCCCTGGGCGAGGCGCTCAAGGCCCTCGCCGAAGGCCCGCTGTTCGGCGCCGTGGTCGAGACCGCGGCCCTGGAGCGGCTGACGACGGCGCGCGCCACGGACTGCGACCTGGTGGTGGTCGACGCCAACGCCTGGGAGGCGCCGGCGCTCGCCGCGGCCCTGCAGAGCCTGTCCGCCAACCCCGAGCCCCCGCCGGTGCTGCTGGTGGGCGAGCGGCTGCCGACCACGGTGGTGCGCAACCTGCTGCGCCTGGAGCGTTCCGACGTGCTCGAGGCGCCGTTCTCGCCCGACCAGTTCTCCGCCGCCGTCGCCGGCCTGCTGGCCGTCGCCCAGGCCGCGGTCGCGCCGACCGCGCCGGCTGGCGCCTCGCGCTGCTGGGCGGTGTCCGGCGCGGTGGGCGGCGCGGGCGCCACCACGCTGGCGGTGGAGATCGCCACCGCGCTGGCCGCCCGGTCCGGCAAGGACAAGAGCGTCTGCCTGATCGACCTCAACCTCGCCGATGGCGTCGCCGCCGCCTACCTGGGCGCGCAGCCGGCCCTGCGGCTCGGAGATTTCGGCACCGCCGCCGACCGCATCGACGCGGCCATCCTGCAGGCCTTCGTGACCCCGGTGTCCAAGCAGCTCGACCTGCTGGCCTCGCCGCGCCAGCCCGACGCATTCGACGCGGTCAGCCGCGAGGCGGTGCTGCGCGTCCTGGACGTCGCCTGCGAGTGCTACGAGTGGGTGATCCTCGACATGCCGCGCCACCGCCGGCCGTGGACCCTGGAGGCGCTCTCCGGCTGCGACGAGGTGCTGGTGGTGTCCGAGCTCACCGTCCCGGCGCTGATCGCCGCGCGCTCGCTCGCCGACGAGATCGAGCAGGGGCTGGACGGCCAGCGCAAGCCGCGGATCGTGCTCAACCGCCTGGCCAGCCGCATGTTCGGCCCGGCGCCGTCGATGGCCGAGGCGGAACGCGCGCTCGGCCGCAAGGCCGAGGCCGGCGTCAGCTCCGACTGGGAGGCCGCCGCCGCCAGCGCCAACCTGGGCGGTCCGATCGCCCACCACCGGCCGAAGTCGAAGATCGTCAAGGACGTCGCCGCCCTGGTGGAGCGCCTGGCCGCCGGCGGCGCCCGCACGGACGCCGCCGCCTCCAAGCGGGCCGCCTGATGGGCCGCTTCAGCCTGGCGCGCGGCGCCGCGCCCAAACCCGAGCCTGCGCCGGCGGACGTCGCCCCGGAGCCCAAGGCGGCCGCGCCGGCCCCGAAGCCCGAGCCGAAGCCGGCCGCCGTCGCCGCGGCGAAACCGGATCACCTGGACATGCGGCTTCGGCTGCACTCGCGGCTGATCGACGAGCTCGACCTCTCCAAGCTGGACAAGCTGGGCGAGGCTGAGCTGAAGCGCGAGGTGATGCGGCTGGTGGCCGACTTCGCGCGCGGCGAGCGGATGGCGCTGAACAGCGCCGAGCTGGAGGCCCTGGGCGCCTCGATCTACGACGAGATGGTGGGTCTGGGGCCGATCGAGCCGCTGCTCAAGGACGACTCCATCAACGACATCCTGATCAACGGCCCCTTCCAGGTCTATGTGGAGCGGCGCGGCGAGCTGGAGCTCACCCCGATCCACTTCCGCGACAACGACCACCTGCTGCGCATCGTCAACCGCATCGTCGCCGGCGTCGGCCGGCGGATCGACGAGAGCCAGCCGATGGTCGACGCCCGCCTG encodes:
- a CDS encoding AAA family ATPase, which gives rise to MTSSSLLTGRRVLALGEALKALAEGPLFGAVVETAALERLTTARATDCDLVVVDANAWEAPALAAALQSLSANPEPPPVLLVGERLPTTVVRNLLRLERSDVLEAPFSPDQFSAAVAGLLAVAQAAVAPTAPAGASRCWAVSGAVGGAGATTLAVEIATALAARSGKDKSVCLIDLNLADGVAAAYLGAQPALRLGDFGTAADRIDAAILQAFVTPVSKQLDLLASPRQPDAFDAVSREAVLRVLDVACECYEWVILDMPRHRRPWTLEALSGCDEVLVVSELTVPALIAARSLADEIEQGLDGQRKPRIVLNRLASRMFGPAPSMAEAERALGRKAEAGVSSDWEAAAASANLGGPIAHHRPKSKIVKDVAALVERLAAGGARTDAAASKRAA
- a CDS encoding type II and III secretion system protein family protein, giving the protein MSRILAGAFAGALSLAIVGPAPAAVFASESTTSRVIYVPRDKSLSFRLDTPATKIVVAQPDTAQVVATTNRSFYVRGKEIGSTNLLVYGPGGRLQEVIDIRVGYDARSLEQDLNTAIPGEDIRVRTVGEGLLLVGEVSNTGVINRAKALADKFAPDAVTSALTARVSQQVVLEVRVLEATRSALQDIGFSGTIQNNSFNFSFGNGLIGSSVPNGQLTLHGGAGHTSIDMALQALEQKGIVRTLARPNLVALSGEKASFLAGGEFPYPVPQGLNQITLEFRQYGVKLNFTPVVEDNGLIRLAVAPEVSQLDQTNSLKINGVTVPGLITRRADTTVELKDGESLAIGGLFQRNYENSLAQIPGLGEIPVLSALFRSTHWKRNETELVIVVTPRLANAGDLASAKAASLGPEPSAIDLLLNGKALDKPLTRDNSRGSR
- the cpaB gene encoding Flp pilus assembly protein CpaB — its product is MRVVTIVSLGASAVLGLAALVVAKTVLPNAASAKVPAAASRAVTGVPVVVASKPMKFGDRLDAEHLTLAHLPPEAVPEGAFTTVAAVLAQDHGGAPVALTPIAVREPLLPSKLSGPGARPSVAAEIAEGMRAYTIKVSDVSGVGGHALPGDRVDVVLLRDLTPEASQRNFVSDVVLQDVRVLAVDLNADLTSNKPATPSTATLEVSVQDSQKLAVASDLGKLSLALRKTGSSEVASVAPMRPAAFVAGGRPAPTLSRAPAPRRRATPSEDGGLIAIVELEGGGSKPRTPRAAKPAAAPAAPVPAGGLQTTASDLKPNLS